From the Mesorhizobium koreense genome, the window TGACGCATGACGCGCGGCACGGTCGCGTGCTCACCATCATGAGCTGCCCCGGCGACTGGCCGGACGGGCGGCTCACCTTCCCGCTCTCCGAGCCGGTCGCGCTGCCGGCGGAAGGGCCGGTCGAGCTTGCCATGGAGGTGCAGGACGCCGCGCTGCGATTCTACTGGCGGACCCGGGAACGAGGCGCCGATTGGCAGGCCATCGGCCCCGTGCTCGACGCCAGCCTGATCTCCGACGAGGCGGGCCGAGGCGAGCACGGCTCGTTCACCGGCGCGTTCGTCGGCATGGCGGCCTTCGATATTTCAGGCTCCGGGCAGCCGGCCGATTTCGACCGTTTCAGCTATAAGGCAAAAGAATAGCGGGGCGGCGAGGTTGCCGCCCTGGTCGGAAGCTCAGGCCGAGTGGGAGGAAGGCGCGGCGGGGCGTCCGGGGACTGTGCGCAGCTTCTTCTTCGGAGCCGGGAGCAGCCCTTCGCGCTGCGCCTGCTTGCGGGCGGCCTTGCGCGAACGGCGAATGGCCTCGGCCTTCTCGCGGGCGCGGCGCTCCGACGGCTTCTCATAGGAACGGCGGGCGCGCATCTCGCGGAACACGCCTTCGCGCTGCATCTTCTTCTTGAGGACCCTCAGGGCCTGTTCGACATTGTTATCGCGTACGAGTACCTGCAATGAATCATCCTGACGTTCGAGTAACGTGATACGCCGCGAGGCGGCGCAGGCGGTTTTATGATGATGCGCCACATATAGGGCGGCGCCGGCGGCACGGCCAGAGCGGCGGCCGCATATCGGGGTGTCTTGACGACGAAGCGGCATTAACACCTTTCGCCGCCCATGCCCACCCCCCGTGCAGGGCGATTGCATGTGGAATTGGCGCGGCCGTTTACCCCCACCCTAACCCCTCCCCACAAGGAGGAGGGGAACTCGGCCCAGCGTCGCATGGCGCAAACGTCGATCATTGTAGCCCGGGACATCATGTCGGCGTCTCCCTTCCCCCTTGGCCCACTTGTGGGGAGGGGACAGGGGTGGAGGTTCCCCTGCGCCACGCGATCCGCGGCGGAATTCCCGCTTCCCAGCGCGGGCCGAAATCTCTATACGCGCGGCCATGACGACACCGCTCGACCACATCCGCAACTTCGCCATCGTCGCCCATATCGACCACGGCAAGTCGACGCTCGCCGACCGGCTGATCCAGATGACGGGCGGGCTCGACCTGCGCGAGATGAAGGAGCAGGTGCTCGATTCGATGGATATCGAGCGCGAGCGCGGCATCACCATCAAGGCGCAGACCGTGCGCCTGCACTACAAGGCCAGGAACGGCGAGGAATACGTCCTGAACCTCATCGACACGCCCGGCCATGTCGATTTTGCCTATGAGGTGTCGCGGTCGCTCGCCGCCTGCGAGGGCTCGCTGCTCGTGGTCGACGCCAGCCAGGGCGTCGAGGCGCAGACGCTCGCCAATGTCTACCAGGCGATCGAGAACGACCACGAGATCGTCGTGGTGCTGAACAAGGTGGACCTGCCCGCCGCCGAGCCCGAGCGCGTCAAGGAACAGGTCGAGGAGGTGATCGGCATCGACGCCTCCCAGGCAGTGATGATCTCGGCCAAGACCGGCCTCGGCGTCGAGGACGTGCTGGAAGCCATCGTCCACCAGCTCCCCGCGCCGAAGACGGGAGACGCGGCCGCCCCGCTCAAGGCCATGCTGGTCGACAGCTGGTACGACCCCTATCTCGGCGTCATCGTCTTGGTGCGGGTGGTCGACGGCGTGCTGAAGAAGGGCCAGACCATCCGCATGATGGGCACCGGCGCCAAATACCCGGTCGAGCGCGTCGGCGTGTTCACGCCGAAGATGGTGCAGGTGGACGAGCTCGGCCCCGGCGAACTCGGCTTCATCACCGCCTCGATCAAGGAAGTCGCCGACACGCGCGTCGGCGACACGATCACCGAGGACCGCCGCCCGACCGGAACCATGCTGCCAGGCTTCAAGCCGGCGCAGCCGGTGGTCTTCTGCGGCCTCTTCCCGGTCGACGCCGCCGATTTCGAGGATCTGCGCGCGGCGATGGGCAAGCTGCGCCTCAACGACGCCTCCTTCTCCTTCGAGATGGAGACCTCGGCCGCGCTCGGCTTCGGCTTCCGCTGCGGCTTCCTCGGCCTCTTACATCTGGAGATCATCCAGGAGCGGCTGGAGCGCGAATTCGACCTCGACCTGATCGCGACCGCGCCCTCGGTCGTGTACAAGCTGCACCTGACCGACGGTACGGAGAAGGAACTGCACAACCCGGCCGACATGCCCGACCCGGTGAAGGTCGCATCGATCGAGGAGCCGTGGATACGCGCCACGATCCTCACCCCCGACGACTATCTCGGCGGCATATTGAAGCTCTGCCAGGACCGGCGCGGCGTCCAGCACGATCTTTCCTATGTGGGCAAGCGCGCCATGCTGACCTACGATTTGCCGCTGAACGAGGTCGTGTTCGACTTCTACGACCGGCTGAAATCCATCTCCAAGGGCTATGCCAGCTTCGACTACCATTTGACCGACTATCGCGAGGGCAACCTCGTCAAGATGTCGGTTCTGGTGAACGGCGAGCCGGTCGACGCGCTCTCCATGATGGTGCACCGCTCGGCGGCGGAAAAGCGCGGCCGCGCGCTTGTGGAGAAGCTGAAGGAGCTGATTCCCAAGCACATGTTTAAGATCCCGCTGCAGGCGGCGATCGGCGGCAGCGTCATCGCTCGCGAGACGATCTCAGCGCTAAGGAAGGACGTGACCGCCAAATGCTACGGCGGCGACGTGACGCGCAAACGCAAGCTTCTGGAAAAGCAGAAGGAAGGCAAAAAGCGCATGCGCCAGTTCGGGAAAGTGGATATTCCGCAGGCGGCGTTCATCGAAGCGCTGAAGATGGGGGATTGAGAAACTAAACCTATAGATTTTCCAAATTCGGAGCTGCCACCCTAAACCGCCGATGATCATCTATCGACAGATCATCTCTATATTGCATTTTTGACGGCAATACTTTCTGATATTTCTCACGGAAACTCGGATAGAAATTGTCAATTATAAAATGTAAAAATTCCGGCACTCCTAACCTGGATGTCATCGGCATTCTGCACGTAGCTGAATTTAAGTGCAAATGGGATGCTGGGTGATCCACCCTTGCGTCGTCAGGTGCATATTCAAAGCGAAGTAGCGCCTGTCTAGGGACGCGGACATAATTATCCGGCGGGGGCAAATCGGCCGGTCCGTCGCCTGCCGCAACATCTATCTTCACAATAGCGGGGAAATATACGAATCTGTGCCAGCTAATCCTTTTCCCGTTTTTACTTACAATGTACTTTATTGATATCAATGATCCGTCAAAAATGATAAGTGAGTACTTCCCCTCATTGAACATATCTATGTAATGTGCGAGCGAGTTCTCGTAGATCGGGCTAAAAGATGACGGTTGCGATGTGTCGCCTACTTCGACCAATACTCCTTCACCGGACGGATAAGTCGTAACGGCATTGGATTGTGAAATAAAGCCGATCTCAAAAAGCCGGCCTATAAAGTCACTCAGAGTCGCCGGCGTCATTTACCAAATGCCTCAGCGCCGCCGCCACATGTGGGGGCAAATCCGAAAGGGAAACACGACCACTTTCAATGAGCGGTAAGACACGACTTAAGACTTCTAGGTCCGCCTCAATATTTTTCGCTTCGACATCCGACATATCACGGTATCTAGTCTTAATACGTCCAAGTTCCTTTTTCGTGGGATATTTGAAATCAAGCACGTACTCATCCGCCCGAATGCCGCTAAACTCTTCTATCAACCCAGCCATTTGCGTCCCGCACCCCGACACTCTCACCCAAGCTTTCGACCGGGTGATAGCCGTAAATAACACGTTGCGGAGAGTGCCAATGTTGAACCCTTCAAAACAATAGTCTGCACCAACGACGTAGACCATTGGGGCTTCGTTGCCTTTCGCACGATGTATATGCGTAACTGCAACTGATGATTTAGAAAATATTTCGTCAGTCGATTGTGTAACGCCCACGACATGTGAAACGATCTTCTCTTTGGCGAGCGCCCTCATAATCGCACCGCCCTTTGAACGAATTTTTCTTATTTCGCTTACGACAATCAGTATATCATCGGGCTCTAATTCATCTTGATCAAGATTGTGCCTGATGGCTCTTGCCAAAGCTTGGTACTCTTCGGCTTCGTTGTCAAAGACGGAGAATTTTACCGCATCACTTTCAGAAAGAATTTCTGCAAAAAAGGTGGGAGTTGCGCTAGCAGCTCGGCGAAGTTCTACAGCCCTTCCAAGATCGAGACGCCCGCCCACTACCTCGTAACCGATATCAGTCCAAGTAGCAGGTCGCTCAAACATCTGAACGAGTCCCCGCCCTCGCTTGAGACCGAAGCCTAGACCATGCGCTGTTGTAAGAGCCCATTGGTTATTGCGATAGCATACAGGAAGGACAATATCTTGCTTTGGCCTATCGTCACTATTGGTAAGGGTGACTCGCGGCCTATTATTTTGCTTTCTGCCAAATAAATCCTGAGGAGATGGCATTTCAGTTTCGTTCAATGTTTGAAGTTCGTCATAGGCATACACAATTCTATGCGGGGGTTTCGTGAATAAGAAAATTAGTTCAAAAAACTTCTGAGGAAGATCCTGTGCTTCATCAATTAGAACAACGTCATAAATTGGGCTGACGCGCTCCTTATGCTCCATAACAAAATCGTAAAGTTCATCGATGATGCCTTCAAATTCCGCTCCGTACCGAAATTTCTCACGGGCGTATTGATAATTTCGGACAGGAGCACCTACCCGCATGGCAATTTCGGCATAAATTCCTGTCGTATAAGAGCTTCCCCATGCGTGTAATATAGTAAGTTTCTCCCAGTCGGGCTCATCTTTCACAAATTCAAAAGAGAACCGACGTGCCAATCCAATAAGCTGCTGGTACAAGGAACGAGTATAAAAGGTTAGCGCTACACGCCAGTTAGGGTTTTTTAGATGTAAGTATGATGCTTTCATAGCGAGAACTATGGTTTTGCCACTGCCGGCTAGGCCACGAATCCGCTGTGGGCCATCTGGAAACTCAATTGCAGCTCTTTTTTGTGCTGCATCTAAATTGGCTATTTTACTATCTATTAACTTTATTTGGCTCCCTTTGGAATTAGGCTTACTTACCGATGTGCGTTGTTTTCTTGGCCTGAGTGTTGCGGTGCGTTCGATTACAGAGTTTAGAATTCTGTAATCGTCCTCCGAGATTTCCTTGAAATCATCCACGAGTTGGGCAACATGTACCGTGGTGCTTACAAAGGAGCCTTCCTCACCTCCATCATAGTCTTCAGATATCGTTACTATATTGATTGGGATTCGGATTTCTCGCCGACGTACCAAACGCCCATCTTCGGTGAGTTTGGCGGCGATGGCCGAAAATATCTGATCCTGATGATCCAAAACCTCGGCAGGAATGCCGTTATCGTAAGTTGCATTCAGACTGGAGAGATCGAACGCAACCAAGCCTGTCTGTCTTGAGACGAGAAGCGCATCAATCTGGAAGGCGCCGTTCGCAGTTGTAAGAATGGGATAACCGATAAAGAAAGTGCCGTCGTGGTCCAACTGTATCACTGCATCACGAAGTGATCGGTGGGTGGCGCTGAGTGTTTCGTTTCCGTAGACAACATCGACCATATGATACCAGCCAGCGGCAGCAAAATTTGCAGGCATTCAGTCCCTCTCACACACATTGCAAAAGGGAGCCGATCAGTCAAATGTGCTCCAGTTGACACGGCAAGGCAATGTGACGACTTGGCGGCTCTGGAATACCGCGAAGCGAGCCAGTACGGCGTGTTAGCCGAGTTGGAACGTTGCAAAAAGCAGCCCCTTCGCTCGCGATTTCCAACATGTAGCCTCCGCTTTGCCTATGGCTAAGATATTGAAAGCCTTTCCTCTTCCCCAAAGAAAGATTGGGCGACCCGCCTTCCACAAAAATCTTATCCACGCCCCTCCCGACCTCCCTTATCCTGCTTCGGTCCCTTTCGCCGGGACGCTCGGTCGCGACGGCGGTTTGGCGGGAAGGGACCGGCGCCTCCGTTGCGCGGCTGACGCAGCCGTGTGGCCGGGGAGGTCCTGCCGAGAGGTTCCCCTGGGGGCACTATGACCCCTGCGTGCCGGAAAGAGGCACACAGACCCCGCCCCGATCGCGGGCGAAGCCGTTGCAACAGTCGCAGCGGCAAAGCCACGGGAAAGGCGGGGAGCAGCGGAACAGGCGGGAACAGAAATCGCCGGACGGGCGGCCGCGAGGTCGCACATAAACTTTAGATGAGCGAGCTTTCGGCCGCCCGTCTTCCCGGACTTTTCAATGGCCAGGGCCGAAGGGCAGCGTGGCGGGTATGAGGTGCGGCATGATGAACGCCGAGGGGCTTGCGGGACAGCACCCCCCTGTCCTGCCGGACATCTCCCCCTCAAGGGTGGAGATTAGCCGGCCGCCCTGTCCGCTCTCCTTTTCTGTAGCTTCAGAGATTGGTCCGAGCCGCGGTGACGGCTGATCTCCCCCCTTGAGGGGGAGATGTCCGGCAGGACAGAGGGGGGTGTCGAAGGGCGAAACGGAGCATGCCGCATGAGCGCGAAGCGAAAGGAGAATCACCGATGAAGCATGGCAAGAAGCGCGATGGAGCGAATGACGGGAAGGACTGGCGCGAGCGGCCGATCGGCGCCGACGATATTCACCGCGCGCAGGTGCTGGAACATATCTATGTGCCGCAGGAGGCCGCCTGGCAGATGTGGGCCGACGACTTCCTCTCCGTTCCGGCGAGCGCCGTCCGGGCGCCGCTCACGCAGCTCTTCTTGCCGGCGGACGACCCCTGGCCGGCGTTGCCCTATGCCGGCGCGGCCCGCGTCCTCGGCCTGAGCACGGCACAGAATGAAGCTTGCGCGCTTGCGCACGAGAGCCATGTCCGCGCCTCGGGCGTGACGCTCGGCTTGGCGCGGCTTCTCATCGGCATGCTCGGCATCCCGTCGCGCTGCGAACGGCCGAGTTGCAACCGCGCGGCGGCCTGCACGGGCGAGCGACGGGGCCGGGAATGGTGCTTCTATCCGGGGCCGGCATGGCCGCCCTGCGTGCACAGCGCGGGGCGCGTGGACATTTTGCGCCCGACGGTCGAGCGGCTGATCGACCGGCTCGACGCGCTGGTCGAGGCGCGGCTGACGGCAAGGCTGGGGGAGCCGTGGGCGGCGGTAGACCATATCGGCCTCACCCATCTGCCGGAAGAGGAAGTGCACGCGGCGCTCATGGCCATGTTCGAGGACAGGAAAATGCGCATGGCAAGCGCTGCCGCGGAAGAAGGCGCCTGAGCGGCGGCGGCGTTTGAGGCGATAGTTCCGCACGAACGAGAAATCCGCGCTCTTCGAATTTCATGGACGGAGGAGTTGGCACAAAATAGCGTAAGGCTTATCGGCAACTTCGCCCACGGGTGCCATGGAGAAGAGCCTTCTAAAATATATCTGGGCGCACACCAGGAGCCTCCAGGCATGGATTTTCGTGGTCATTCTCGTGTCCATGCCGCTTTATTTCTATTCCCTCGATCTGCCCAAGCAGATCATCAACCTGCCGATCCAGGGCAAGGGATTCCATTCTCCCGCCGACACGCACGTATTCCTGCGTCTCACCCTGCCCTTCGCCGAAAGCCTGGCCGGGAAACCCGTCATTCTCTTTCCGGGCTTCGAGCTGACGCGCCTGCCGCTCCTTCTCGCGCTCTGTTTCGTCTATACGGCGCTCCTCGTGCTGAACGGCTGGTTCAAGCTCTACATCAACACCTACAAGGGGATCACCGGCGAGCGCGTCCTGCGCCGTCTCCGCTACGAGATGATGGATCGCGTGCTGCGATTCCCGGTTTTCCACGCAAGGCAGGCAAAGCCTTCCGAGATAGCCGGCATCATCAAGGACGAGGTCGACCCGCTTTCCGACTTCATAGGCGATTCCTATTCGGCGCCGCTGTTCCTCGCCGGGCAGGCCATCACGGCGCTGATCTTCCTCTTCCTGCAGTCATTCTTCTTCGGGTTCCTGACACTTGCCGTCATCGGCATCCAGGTCTGGGTCATTCCGCGCCTGCGGCGCCGGCTGCTCGAACTCGGCCGGGATCGGCAGATTACGGCGCGCGAAATGGCCGGGCGGATCGGCGAGGTCCTGCAGGGCATGGACGACGTTCACCTGAACGACACGTCGAATTTCGTGCGCGCGGACTTTTCCAGCCGCCTCGGCACGATCTTCTTCATCCGCCTGGAACTCTTCAAGCGCAAGTTCGCGGTCAAGTTCCTGAACAATCTCCTGATGCAGTTGCTGTCGGTCCTCTTCTATCTGATCGGCGGGTATTTCGTGATCACCGGGCGGCTCGACCTGGGCGGCCTGGTGGCGTCCATCGCCGCCTACAAGGACCTGCCGACGCCGGTCAAAGGGCTGATCGACTGGGACCAGCAGCGGCTGATGGCGCAGATCCGCTATGCCCATGCGATCGAGGAATTCAGCCGCGACGATTTGATGCCGGCGCGCTTGCAGGCCGCCGACGATGATTTCAGGCGGATCGAGAACGGCTTCGAATTCCACAACGTCGCCTGTCAGGAGCCCGGCACTGCGGCGCATCTGGGAGGCGTCACCATCCAGGTCGGAGCAAGGGAAAGGGTAGCTTTGCTGGCCGAACCGCCCGAGGGGGGCTCGATGCTGCTCGAGATCGCCGCCCGTCTCGCCAGCCCGTCCTCAGGCCGGGTCCTGCTCGACGGCGCCGATATGAAGGATCTCTCGGAGGCCGTCACCGGACGGGCCATCGGCTACGCGGACGGCGCGGCCTATTTTCCGGTCGGGACCGTGGCGGATCTTCTGGTCGAGGTCCTGCGCAACCGGCAAATGTCTTCCTCGGAGCCCCCTGCCGGCAACGCCTCCGTCGCGCAGGGATTGCTGGAAGCAAGGCGCTCCGGCAATTCCGAGTTCGACCCTTCGGCGGACTGGATCGACCGCCGGCGCATCGGAACGGACATGGCGAGCCATATGCAATCGGTGACGGCTATGACGGGGCTCATCGGCGACATCCGGGACATCGGGCTCGCCAGCCATCTCCACCCCAATGCCATCGGCCGGATCCAGCCGTCGATCGACAAGGCGCGTGTCTTGCTGCGCGAGAAACTTGCCGCGGCGGGGTTGGAAAATCTGGTAGAGCCTTTCGATCGCAGCCACTACAATATGCAGTCCTCGGTCGCGGAAAACATCCTGTTCGGCATGCCGATCGATCCGGCTTTTGCACCCCCGGTCCTTGCCCGCAATCCCATGGTCAGGAGCCTGCTCGGCGAGACCGGGCTGTGGAGCCTGCTGGCCGCGCTCGGAACCGACGTCGCGAAAACCTTCGTCGAGATGTTCGCCGACCTGCCGTCGACAAGCGCGCTCTTCGGCCACGCGACGGGACCGACGCCTGAACAGATCGAAAAACTTCGGACAATCCTCGGCCGCATCGAGCAGGCCGGCACCGGCACGATGTCCGGCGAGGATGAGGAAACCCTCGTCTCCCTATCGATGGATTACATCGAGCCGCGCGACCGGTTCGGCCTTCTCAACGACGAGATCAAGGAAAGGGTCGTGGAGGCCCGGCTGCGCCTCAGAAAGATGCTCGAGGGCGATCCCGACCAAAAGATCAGCTTCAACGATCTCTACGTATACAACCCGTCGCTGACGATCGCGGACAATATCCTCTTCGGCAGGATTGAAACCAATCTGGTCGGCGGACGGGCGCGCATCAAGGCAATGGTGGCGGCGGTCATGGAGGAACTGGACATTTCCAGCCTTCCTTTCGAAGCCGGTCTCGCTTTCCATGCCGGAGTTGGCGGACGCGGCCTGTCGGAAGCACAGAGGCAGAAGCTCCGGCTGGCGCGCGCATTGATGAAAAAGCCGGATTTCCTGATCCTCAATCGCCCGCTGGCGACGTTGCCCGGCGAAGAACAGCGCAAGATACTCCAGGCCATACTATCCCAGGCAGAAAATTCGAACGGAGGCAGGCTCGGCATTTTGTGCGCGCCAGCCGATCCCGCGCATGCGATCCTGTTCGACCGCGTGCTTATGTTGCGGCATGGCCGCATCGTCGCGGATGACGCGCCAGAGAAACTTCTGGAAGCACTTCCCGACTTCGCCAAGCTCGTCAAAGCCTGATGGATCGCCCTATGTTCCCAGACCGTTCCAAACGGAGTGCAACATGACATCGCTCGACCAGGAAGTGACGCTTCTGCGGAGCGTTCCGTTCTTCTCCTCGATCGAAACCGGCAAGCTCAAGCTTCTTGCCTATTCGTCCGAGAAATTGGGCTTCGAGGATGGCGAGGCCGTGTTCCGTCAGGGTTCCACGGACGGAGATGCCTATTTCATCCTGGAAGGGTCGGCGGACGTGCTGACCGAAAGGAACGGGCATGAGGTCAGGGTGGCGCATCTGCCCCAGCATGCTCTTTTCGGCGAGATTTCCGCGCTATGCGACATTCCCCGCACCGCCACCGTGCGGGCGAAGGGCGATCTGGTCGCGCTTCGGATACCCAAGGAGAGTTTTCTGAACCTGATCGCGGAATATCCCGGGGTCGCCTTGCAGATCATCCGTGTCCTGGCGCGGCGCGTCGCCGATACGACGAGCGATCTGGTCGCGGCGCTGGAAGCACGCAACGGAGGCTGAACAGCGGATCGGCTCAAGCCGCTCCTACGTCACGCATCGCCAGGAAGAGCATCAGCGCGTAGGTGAGTTGATGCATAAATTGATCCGCGCCATGCGCGGCCCAGTACGATTTCCTCGCGGGATCGAACGGACGCGCCAGCGACCACCGCGCCTTCGCATAGTCGATCATGTAATGCGCGACGGCTTCCGCGATGATCAAGCCAGCGATCATGGCTGCGGAAACGCCGGCAGGCACCAATACGAGGAACGATCCGAGCGCGTGGATCGCGGCATGGGCATATCCTCCCGGCCTGGCGAAACTGGCCTTGCCCGCGATCATCCAGCGCGGCTGCAAGAGATAGTCGGCAACGAAATGCTTTGCCTGCAGCCCCACGAGGACAAAAAGCGTGAACGTCTCCATGAGGCATCATAAGTATTTTGGTCGAGATACGAAATAGCTAGCACGGAACGCGGCGCCTGTGATGACAGCAATGCTGGGGAGGTATAATCTCTCTGCCGTGCCTGTTCGTCCGGTTCGGAGACGGCGCATGAGCGAAACAGCAGACCTGATCGCCATCCTGCGGCAATCCGCGGATGAAAAGGTGGCTGTTGCAATCGGACGGCTGATCGACGAGGGGCTGGACCGCCATCTCTGCCGGATCAACGCCCTTGCCTTCGCGGAAAGAAACGGCTTCGACCAGGAAAAGACTATCGCCGCGTTCCTTCACGCAGCATCGATCGGCCTGTTCGACATTTCCTGGAACGTCCTTTGTCCCGGCTGCGGTGGCGTCCTCGACACCAACACGACGCTCAAGACGATGCGACAGGAGGAATATGTCTGCTCGCTTTGCGCCGCCGGCTATGAACCGACCCTCGACGAAATGGTCGAGGTAACCTTCACGGTAAGCCCCCGTATCAGGCGGATCGCTGCCCACAACCCGGAGGAATTGCCGCCGCTGGAGTATTTCCGGCAGGTCTACTGGAGTTCCGGCGTCGATCTTCCAGAGGAAGGCTACACTTCCATGGTCGAGAATTTCATCGTGGAAACAGTGGAACTCCCACCCGGCGAAAAGGCCATCCTCTCGATCCAGCTTCCCGAAGAATTTGTCGTCGTCTTCGAACCGATGACGCATTCGGTGCAGTTTCTCGACGTCAAGGGAGAGCCGACGCGTGAACGCCAGGCGCTCTCCGTCATCATCGACCGTGAACATCTGCATAATCAGGCGCTGGAGATGCATCCGGGGCCCCTGCGGGTCACTTTCGAGAACCGAACCGACCACCGCGCCCTGCCTTCCGTCTTCATCGCAGGGGAGGAACTGCACCGGATCTTGAGAAAGCGCCGGCCGTTCCTGACGGCCAAACGCCTTTTGACCAATCAGACGTTTCGCGACCTTTATCGGACAGACATTATTGAGATCGACCAGCGCCTCAAGATAACCAGCCTTACCTTCCTGTTCACCGATCTGCGCGGTTCCACCGAGCTATATGAGCGTGTCGGCGACCTTGCCGCCTTCGACATCGTGCGCGCGCATTTCCGCGTTTTGACCGACATCGTCGCGGCGGAAGCCGGAGCCGTCGTGAAGACGATCGGGGACGCCGTGATGGCGACGTTCCCGGCACCGGACAGGGCGGTGGCCGCAGCGCTCAAGATGCGCAAGGCCATGCGCGATTTGAACGCGGAACGCGGCCGCGAGGACCTGCTTCTGAAGATCGGCATACACGAGGGACCGTGCATCGCCGTATCGATGAACGAACGGCAGGATTATTTCGGCCAAACCGTGAATATAGCCTCTCGTGTCCAGGGTCTCGCCACGTCGCAATCGATCTTCGCCACCAACGCGGTGATCTCGGATGCGCGCGCCGCCGAAGTGCTGGATCAGGCGAAGGTCACGCCCGTGTCGAAAGGCGCGATGCTGCGCGGCGTGGCAAGCGAGATGCCGCTTTACGCCATCCCATGACCGATTCGTGCCGAGGAGATTGAGCATAAAACGTCGGCTCTCCGCGGTTCTCGCCCTCGACATGGTCGGCTATTCGCGCCTAGTGGGCACGAACGAGCAGGACACGCTGGCTGCGTTCCGCCGGCACAGAAGAGAAATCCTCAATCCCAAAGCCGCGCAATATCGCGGCCGGATCGTCAAGCTGACAGGCGACGGCGCGCTGATGGAATTCGCCAGCATCGTCGATTCGATTTCCTTCGCGGTCGAAGTGCAGCTTGCGATCGGCATCGAGAATACGGAATTGCCCGAAGCAAAACGAATCCTCTACCGGATCGGGATCAATATCGGCGATATCGTCCTCGATGAGGAGGACATTTACGGCGATGGCGTAAACATCGCCACGCGCCTGGAGGAGCTTGCCGAACCGGGCGGGATCTATCTTTCCGCGCACGCTTGCGACCAGGCCAGGGGCAAGCTCGACCTCACTTTCGAGGCGGTCGGCGAAAGACGGGTCAAGAACATCGCCGCGCCGCTCAACGTCTATCGGGTCGGGCTCGACGAGAAGGCACTGTCCCTCCTCACCCCGATCGCGGCACGCAAGCCGGAAGCGCGTTTGCCGCGCCGGATCCTGGTGGCCGTTGGCGCGACCGCGGTGCTGATCGCCGTGTTGGCCGGAACCGCGATATGGCTGTTACGGCCATCGGAGCGTGCGCCACCCGCGCAAGCGGATATGGAAAGGTTCGCCCATGCGTTGCCGGACAAGCCTTCGATAGCCGTTCTGCCCTTCATCAACGTAAGCGGCGATGCGGACCGGGATCGCCTGGCGGAAGGCCTGACTGACGATCTCATAACCGATCTCTCGAAGGTCTCGGACCTGTTCGTGATCGCCCGCCATTCGGTTTTCGCACTCGGCGACACGACGGCAAGAATCCAGGACGTCGCGGCGGAACTCGGCGTGAACTACGTTCTCGAGGGAATGCTGCAAAAGGACGGCTCTCGCCTGAAGGTCGGCGTCAAGCTGGTCGATGCATTGCGCGGCCTATCCGTGTGGACCCAGCGCTACGACCGGGATTACGC encodes:
- a CDS encoding ABC transporter transmembrane domain-containing protein; the encoded protein is MVILVSMPLYFYSLDLPKQIINLPIQGKGFHSPADTHVFLRLTLPFAESLAGKPVILFPGFELTRLPLLLALCFVYTALLVLNGWFKLYINTYKGITGERVLRRLRYEMMDRVLRFPVFHARQAKPSEIAGIIKDEVDPLSDFIGDSYSAPLFLAGQAITALIFLFLQSFFFGFLTLAVIGIQVWVIPRLRRRLLELGRDRQITAREMAGRIGEVLQGMDDVHLNDTSNFVRADFSSRLGTIFFIRLELFKRKFAVKFLNNLLMQLLSVLFYLIGGYFVITGRLDLGGLVASIAAYKDLPTPVKGLIDWDQQRLMAQIRYAHAIEEFSRDDLMPARLQAADDDFRRIENGFEFHNVACQEPGTAAHLGGVTIQVGARERVALLAEPPEGGSMLLEIAARLASPSSGRVLLDGADMKDLSEAVTGRAIGYADGAAYFPVGTVADLLVEVLRNRQMSSSEPPAGNASVAQGLLEARRSGNSEFDPSADWIDRRRIGTDMASHMQSVTAMTGLIGDIRDIGLASHLHPNAIGRIQPSIDKARVLLREKLAAAGLENLVEPFDRSHYNMQSSVAENILFGMPIDPAFAPPVLARNPMVRSLLGETGLWSLLAALGTDVAKTFVEMFADLPSTSALFGHATGPTPEQIEKLRTILGRIEQAGTGTMSGEDEETLVSLSMDYIEPRDRFGLLNDEIKERVVEARLRLRKMLEGDPDQKISFNDLYVYNPSLTIADNILFGRIETNLVGGRARIKAMVAAVMEELDISSLPFEAGLAFHAGVGGRGLSEAQRQKLRLARALMKKPDFLILNRPLATLPGEEQRKILQAILSQAENSNGGRLGILCAPADPAHAILFDRVLMLRHGRIVADDAPEKLLEALPDFAKLVKA
- a CDS encoding adenylate/guanylate cyclase domain-containing protein, whose protein sequence is MSETADLIAILRQSADEKVAVAIGRLIDEGLDRHLCRINALAFAERNGFDQEKTIAAFLHAASIGLFDISWNVLCPGCGGVLDTNTTLKTMRQEEYVCSLCAAGYEPTLDEMVEVTFTVSPRIRRIAAHNPEELPPLEYFRQVYWSSGVDLPEEGYTSMVENFIVETVELPPGEKAILSIQLPEEFVVVFEPMTHSVQFLDVKGEPTRERQALSVIIDREHLHNQALEMHPGPLRVTFENRTDHRALPSVFIAGEELHRILRKRRPFLTAKRLLTNQTFRDLYRTDIIEIDQRLKITSLTFLFTDLRGSTELYERVGDLAAFDIVRAHFRVLTDIVAAEAGAVVKTIGDAVMATFPAPDRAVAAALKMRKAMRDLNAERGREDLLLKIGIHEGPCIAVSMNERQDYFGQTVNIASRVQGLATSQSIFATNAVISDARAAEVLDQAKVTPVSKGAMLRGVASEMPLYAIP
- a CDS encoding DUF3307 domain-containing protein; translated protein: METFTLFVLVGLQAKHFVADYLLQPRWMIAGKASFARPGGYAHAAIHALGSFLVLVPAGVSAAMIAGLIIAEAVAHYMIDYAKARWSLARPFDPARKSYWAAHGADQFMHQLTYALMLFLAMRDVGAA
- a CDS encoding cyclic nucleotide-binding domain-containing protein, whose amino-acid sequence is MTSLDQEVTLLRSVPFFSSIETGKLKLLAYSSEKLGFEDGEAVFRQGSTDGDAYFILEGSADVLTERNGHEVRVAHLPQHALFGEISALCDIPRTATVRAKGDLVALRIPKESFLNLIAEYPGVALQIIRVLARRVADTTSDLVAALEARNGG